The following nucleotide sequence is from Cellulosilyticum sp. I15G10I2.
CTTAGATAACCGGACTCGCCTTTTGAGACCATTTGATTCCAAGCTAGTTTGCCTCTTTTATAGGCTTGATCATATATATGATCTAATTCTGTATTATTCATTTGAAAATCGCCTCACTTTATAACTTCTTTGCTTATAATTTAATAACAAAACTTTTACTAAAATGTTCAAGAGTATCGTTATTAATTCCCCAAGATAGGTTTCTTCCTTCTAAATAATAATACATAATAAATGTTTTATTATCTATAGTATATTCCATTTTCGATGGAGAAAGAATAGTATAAACGCCGGTCTTATTAGTATTATCAAAGGTTACTAGTCCCTCCTCAGTAAAAGTAATCACTTGATTGGTTTCATGCGATTTCCATTTACCTATTAATGTGGGCGTATTATAATTTCTATAGGCCGATAAACTTAAGAAACTACATCCTAAGAGAATTAATAACAGCACAATAAAAATGTTTTTTTTAGATATAGATTTTAAATATAGCATTTCCCTCTCCTTGTTTAACAAATTATTTACTTTTTATTTTACACTAATCTAAAATAAAAGTCATGCTAAAACTTAAGGGCTACTTTAAAACACTGGCAAGTTTTTCGGCAGGTATAGAAAATTCTACAAGTCCAGCAGCATAGGGCGCAATTTCATAAATATTGAAAATAATAACAATATCTCCGGAGCTATTAATATAATACTCTTGATCATCTTTAATGGTTGTAAAACCCTGAGCGCCTGGAAAAAAATACTCTCCTTTTATAGAACGTGCTTGAATTTGATTTTTTATTTCAGTATTAATAAGCTCCTTATAATCCACATTCTCTTTAAACAAATCTTTTAATGCCAACACTTTATTATCAGTCGTCCTTATATTGAGATATTTTTGATAGCTGATACCATGGGCGCCTCCGCTGTACTGGTATTCAAGAAACCCTATTACAAGATAAGGCTTAGGGGCTTCTATAACTGAAAAGGTAGATATATATTCAAATTTAATAGGGGTTAAGCCGTCTTTTACCATATCTTTATTATAGGATTTTGCTGTATGAATAGCTGTTTTTTTTGCTTTTTGTGCATCTTCCAAAAATGTTTTATTTAAATCTCTTTCAAACTCTTTATCGGTAAGCCCTTTAATTTGTGGGATGCTGATATTTAAGTTTATCTCATCCATTTGAGAAGTTATTATTTTAGTATCCACAAAAATAGAATTTGATTCGGCCATAACAAATATGGCCGTACCTGGTGTATCTTTACTT
It contains:
- a CDS encoding DUF3298 and DUF4163 domain-containing protein yields the protein MHKKAMYVLVITSLFINFNLCAKSKTSKDTPGTAIFVMAESNSIFVDTKIITSQMDEINLNISIPQIKGLTDKEFERDLNKTFLEDAQKAKKTAIHTAKSYNKDMVKDGLTPIKFEYISTFSVIEAPKPYLVIGFLEYQYSGGAHGISYQKYLNIRTTDNKVLALKDLFKENVDYKELINTEIKNQIQARSIKGEYFFPGAQGFTTIKDDQEYYINSSGDIVIIFNIYEIAPYAAGLVEFSIPAEKLASVLK